Part of the Streptomyces antimycoticus genome, CTCGTACCACGGGCGACGCATCGAAATCATGGTGCCCCCTCGAAGCGAATTTCTGGTACATGCAGCTCGATTCGCAGCCGACCTGTGGTGATCACGGACGCCGTGGCTCCCATCACAACACGGCAACCAGCGGCTGTCCAAGTTTTCAAGGCGTCGACGATACTTCATTTAGACGAGGTATAGGCGGGCGTTTAGGTGGCATTTAGATTACTGGCAACCGGGCGATCCAGGCTGATACAAAAAAGCGATACGTTTCTTTCGGGCCCACCCGGAGCGGCAGAGACGACCTTCTCGACCGCAGGTGGGCATCTGCCCCGGTCTCGATCAGGAGGTGGAGGGCTGGCTGAGACTGGCGAGAAGCCGTTCAGGCGGAATCCGGACTCCGGTGGCCGTGTCGTTCGCGGGCGCGGCCGTCGCTCTCTACAACAGTCCCGCCTTCTCGAGGCGTTGAGCGACGTCGCGGGTGAACAGGTGTTGGAGTCGCACGATCATCGGCATGGCTTACGCGGCCGAACGGGATCTGAGCGAGGAAGTTTCGCACGAAATCATGGAAGACCTTTCTGCGTCTAGAAGCCAGACGGCTTTGTCCTGCGCTTATCCGGCTCATTCCAACCCCGTTCTCGCGAGGAGTGTTCCTTATGTCGAACGTGGACGAACTGGCCAGGCGGGCCCGACTCCGCGTCGTCGAACTGGCGGCGCGCAAGGCCATCCACTTGGGCCCCGCGCTTTCGCTGATCGACGTGCTGGTCGCGCTCTACACCAGCATCCTGCGTCGCGACCCGGCCCGCCCCGACTGGCCGGACCGCGATCTGCTCGTCCTCAGCAAGGGCCACGGCGTCTACGGCCTGTACGCCGTGCTCGCCGAACTGGGCGTGCTGACCCAGGACCTGAACGAGCTGCCAGGACACCCGTCGGACGGTATTCCCGGGATCGAGGCGGCCACCGGGGCGCTGGGCCACGGCCTGTCCCTCGCAAGCGGCCTGGCGCTGGGCGCACGGCTCGCGGGCAAGGACCGCCGGGTCTACGTGATCACGGGCGACGGCGAGCTCGACGAGGGCAGCAACTGGGAGGCGGCGCAGTTCGCCGCCCACCACCGGCTCGGCAACCTCGTGGCCGTCGTCGACCGCAACCGCCTTCAGCAGGAGGGTGACACGGAAGAGGTCTGCGCGCTGGAACCCCTGGCGGACAAGTGGCGTGCCTTCGGCTGGCGGGTCGGCGAGAGCGACGGCCACGACATCACGGCTGTCGCCGACGCCGTCACCGCGCTGGAAGCCGGTGACGGCCCGGCGGTGCTGATCGCCCACACCACCAAGGGCAGAGGCGTTCCCTTCGCCGAGGGTGATCCCGCCTGGCACATGGGAGAGCTGGACGCCGCCCAACGCCGGATCGCCGTCGCGGCGCTGACCGCGACGGCGTGAGGAGACTACCTTGACCACCACATCCATCCCGCCGCACCACACATCCATCCCGCCGCAGAGCATGCGAGCCGCGCTCGCCCCGGTGCTGGCCGCCGCCGTGGACGCCGACCCCAGCCTGATCGCCCTGGGTGCGGACGGACGGGCCTTGTTCACCCAGGTCCTCGAGCAGGATCCGCGTCGCTATGTGGACGCGGGCATCGCCGAGGCCAACCTGGTCGGCGTCGCCGCGGGACTGGCCCGCGCCGGCCTGCGTCCGGTGGCCGCCGCCATGGCGCCGTTCCTGGTCCGCCGGGCCAACGAACAGATCCGGCTGGACGTATGCGTGCCCGGCCTGCCGGTCGTACTGCTCGGCGTGGGCGGCGGCTTCGGCTATGGCCCGCTCGGCCCCACCCACCACGCCCCGGACGACATCACCCTGATGTCGGCCATGCCCGGCATGAGGGTGTACTGCCCGGCCGATGCCGCCGACGCCGTCTCCGTGGTGCGAACGCTGCTGGCCGACCCCTCGGGACCGGCCTACGTGCGGCTCTCCGCGCGTCCTGATCCCGTGCTGCCGGCCGCGGCTTCCGAGAGTGATCCCCGCGGACCCCGGCTGCTGCGGGACGGCGACGACGTCCTGGTCCTGGCAACCGGGCGATGCGTGGCCGAGGCACTCGACGCCGCGGACGGGCTGGCCGCGGACGGGGTGGCGGCGGCCGTCGCCTCGGTGACCACCCTGCACCCCTTTCCCGCCACCGCGATCCGAGAGCTCGCCGGCCGCCGGCCGCTCGTCGTGACCGCGGCGGAATCCCTGGCGCCCGGCGGTCTCGGTCCGTCCACCGCGGAGGCACTCGGCCGCCGAGGTCCGGCGGTGATCAGCCTGCACACCGACCACCGGTACCCGCCGGTCGCCGCCCACCAGGACCTTCTCCGTTTCTACGGCGTCGACGGCCAGAGCATCCGGTCCGCCGTACTCAGCTACCGCAACCGGAAGACGAGGGAAGCGTGACGATGAGGATCCTCTCCAGCGCCCAGGCCTGCGGCTTCGGACCCATCTCCAAACTGACCGCCATATCGCCGCTGTTCGAGGGCGCCACGATCGACTTCACCGGTCGCGACGTCGCGTTGGACTTCGCGCGGCGCCACGTGCACCGCTTCACCAACATCAGCGAGGGCGACACCCAGCGGTACGAGGACGTCGCGGCCGGCTTGGCCGAGGCCGACTTCGTGGTCAGCGTGATGGACGCGGAGCTCGTGTTCTGGGCGGTGCGCGCCAACGTGCCGGTGCTGTTCTTCGACAGTCTGCTGAGCTTCTGGCTCACCGAGCGCAGCATTGAGGAACTGGCCGCCCGCGCTCAGCTCGTGCGCTGGTCCGACGACGAGACCGCGCGGTTCGTCTTCGACACGCTGACGCCGCACGAGCGCATCCTGCTGGCCCACCTGCTGGCCACCCGGTCCTACGCGCAGAACTTCCCCGGTGTCGCGGCGCGCATCGACTCCCTGACCAGGGCGGGCGCGAGCCACATACAGCTGTGCGGCCCCATCGTGGACCGAGGTGCGCTGGATGCCGCGTTGTCCGCTCCCGCACCGGACCGCATTCCCGACCTACTGATCAACTTGGGTGGCTTCCAGAACTTCTTCCTGAATTACGAGTCCCACAACGCCTATCTCGACCTGCTGCGCCGGTGGGTCGCCGAACTCGCCGCGGCGCAACCCGAGCTGCGCCGCGTCCTGGTGTGCGGTGGTGCGTTCCGCGAATCGGTGACCGAGACCCACGGAGACGTCGAGATCGAGTACACCATGTTGCCGCACAAGGACTTCCTGCGGCACCTGGCCCACACCCCGTTGTACGCGGTGCCGCCCAGCCTCACTTCCTTACACGAGGCGGTCATCCTGCGCAAGCTCCCGCTGCTGCTGCCCGAACAGCACTACGGGCACGTCACCAACCTGCGGGCCCTGCGCGGTACCGCGATCGGTGACAACGCGGCCAGCCTCATCGACCTCGGCACCCGGTTCAAGGTACCGGAGGACGACCTGGAGGGCACCCGGGCGCTGGACCGGCTCACCCGCGAACTCCTCTCGGACGAGGCGGAGTACCGCTCCTTCGCCGACTATCTGGACAAGCGGCTGGCCGACTACCGGCAGCTGACGAACCAGGAACGCGACGCCGCCGTCGACGAGCTCGGCGGGCTTCTCGGCGGCCCCGCCCTGGCCGACCTGCTGGCCTACGTCAGTGACCGCCTCACTCCCGCCGGGAAGACGTCGTGACCGCCGCCGACCTCGCGGAGCGCACCGTCGACACCGACGAGATCACCCAACTCATGCTGGCCGCCCACCGGGAACGCACCGGGCAGGGCGAGGTGTCACCGGAGCGCGTGCACACCAGCACCTGGACGCCTGCCAGCGCCCGCAAGGTCCGCCGTCGGACGTTCGTCCGTCTCGACATCGACGGAGAGGCCGTGGCGGTGGCCAAGATCCCGCTGTCGCACAGCGACCCAAAGCTCGCCGGCGAGCTCGAGGTCCTGCGCTCCTTCCAGCCTCCGTCGCCCCTGGGCTGTCCGGCTCCGCTCGACGCGCTGGGGGGCGGGTTCACCATGAGCTACCTGCCCGGCGTCGACCTGCCCACCGCCGTCGCGGGCGTGGACACCCCTGACGGCCTGTGGCAGGTGCTGCGCCCGGCAGTGGACCGCGTCGTCGAACTGCACCGGTCGCATCCCGCGGTCTCCAGCACGCCCGAGCTCGCGCTGGAGACGGCCGCCCACTACGTCCGCACGCCGGAGTTCGGCGTTCAGCAGGCCGACGAGGCACTGCGCACGGCACTGCTGGCGCCGACCCACGGCGACCTCGGCCCGTGGAACGTCCGCTGCGACCCGCGTGACGGCACCGCCAGGGTGCTGGACTTCGAGGACTACCGCGCCACCGGCATCGCCGCCATGGACGTCGTCAACCTGCTCATCACGACGGCGCTCGCGGTCTTCCCCGACTACCAGGAGCGCGGCTTCGACTGGCTCTACGACCAGGTCTTCGACGGCGAGCACTGGTTCGGCTCCGTCCTGGCCCGCGGTCTCGACCACTACGCCGCCCACACCGGCCAGCGGCCCGGCCGCGTGCTCGACCTGCTGCCGTTCACCTGCCAGTGGCTGATCGAACGCATCGAGGCCGAAGGCCGCGACACCAGCCGTCTCTTCTACCGCCCCTTCCGCGAGCGCTACCTCGAACGGCGCCCAACGGTCAACGGGAGGATCCATGTCTGACCCCAACGCCACGCCGGTCCGCAACGGCGCCGTGGTCATCGGTGGCGGCCCCGCCGGACTGTTCGCGGCCCTGACCCTGGTGCGGGCCGGCCGCCGCGTCACCCTGCTGGAGGCCGGCGGCGACATGCGGGAGAGCCTGTGCTCCCGCCTGGTGGCCCGCATGGACGGGCGGTCCGTGCGGGACGCCGAGAAGTTCCGCCTGCAGTGCCCCCGCTGCACCTGCCTGACGGGGCTGGGCGGCGCCGCCTTCCACTTCGACACCAACCTCGGCTACATCTCCTCGCTCACCCGCTCCAAGATCGAGTCGGCCCCGGACGGCACGGTCCGCTCCTACAGCGGGCTGGAGCGCGCCCTCGGTTCGTTCCACCGCGCCCAGGAGCTGATTTCCAAGGCGTACCGCATCTTCTACGAACTGGGCTTGCCGCCCGCCGAGCCCGTCCACGCCGAACAAGACGACTCCTTCGGTGCGATGTTCCAGCACGTCGACACCGCGTTCTCGCAGAGCGTCACCGTGGACGACTCCCTGGTCGTCATCGCCCGTCTCAAGGCCGAACTGGAGGAGAGCGGCGGCCGCGTCCTGCTGCACCATCGCGCCGAGGACATCGAGCCGCTGGACGGCGGCGGGTTCGAGGTGCGCGCGGCCACTCCTGGCGGGCCGGCCGCCTTCCACGCCGATGACGTCGTGGTGGGGGTGGGCAAGCTCGGCCTGCCGTGGGTGCGCGAGCTCATCGGCCGGATCGGCGTGCGCCACCGGCCCAGCCGCCGCGTCGATCTCGGCGTGCGCCTGGAGACACGGCGGGAGGACCTCGACCGCCTGCTGGACGGCTGCCACAACCCGAAGCTGTCCTTCCTCAACGAGGAGGGCCACTCCGTGCGGACGTTCTGCGTCTGCGGGGGCGGCCGGGTCATGCAGTACGGCTTCCTGGACGCCGTCGCCCTGGACGGACAGCACTGCCTCAACCAGCCCACCAGCAAGTCCAACATGGGTGTTCTCACCACCGTCGACCTGCCGGAGGGGACCGACGGCACCGAGCACGCCGCCGCGTTCGCGGCCAGGGTCGCGGCCTACGGCCGAGGTCTTCCGGTCGTGTCCACCGTGGACGAGTTGGCGCAGCGCCCTGTCCTGGAGGGGCCGCTGACCACCAGCCTGATCAACTACCACCACGGCGACCTGCGCGAGTGCCTGCCCCCGTCGCTGGTCCGCGACGTGCTGGCCATGGTCGAGCGGCTCAACGCCCTGCACCCGGGACTCGTGCCCGGCACGGCCACCGTCGCCGCCCCCGTTGTCGAGCGGATCTTCCCCGATATCGAGCTCTCCGACGACCTGGAGTCCTCCATCCCCGGGCTGTACTTCGTCGGCGACAGCTCCTCGAAGATCATCGGCATCACCTACGGCGCCGCGACCGGCATGGCGGCGGCCCGCTCCGTGCTGCGCCGCAGGGCCGGCCTGGCGACCGTGACGGGCGGGGATCGGTGATGATCACTCTCCCGCGGCGCATTCCCGATCACGGCGAGCCGCGGCCCCGGCACGCCACGGCACGGTTGAGCACCCCGGCGGCAGCTCTGCTGCAGGGGCCCGGCGGGGTGGTCCGGCTGGCCGCCCTGAGCCGTCTGCTGCTGCACCGCTACGGCGCCGGCTGGGATGTCGTCGGAGTCGCCGACGACGGCCGCACCGTCGTGTGCCACGACAGCGATGCGGACCAGGAGACCACCCCGCTGGGCGAACTCGCCTACGCCATCCGGCCGCGGCCCGCCGCGCCGCCTGCCGAGGGCGAGCTGTACGCGGCCGTGCTCTCGGCCCCCGCCGAGGTGCCACCGGCCGTACTCGGCCGGCCCGTCTGGACGCTTTCCGCCGACGGTGACGTACTGGACCTGGCGCACGACGCCGCCCTATTCGACGACGGCAGTGCGGATCGGGTCGCGGAACACCTGGCGCTGCTCGCCCACGAGGTGGCCGAGCACCCGGACCGGGCCGCCGGCGACGCCGAGTTGCTGCTGCCGGCGGAGCGCACGCTCCTGCTGGAAACCTGGAACGCCCCGCACGCCCCGCACGCCCCGCACGCCGACGTCACCTTGCACCGCCTCTTCCGCGAGCAGAGCGCCCGCACCCCGGATGCCGTCGCCCTGCGGTACGGCGACACCGAACTGACCTACGGCCGGCTGGACGCGGCCTCCGACCGGTTCGCGCACGCCCTGCTCCCGTACCTCGAGGCACCCGGCGACCTCGTGGTGCTGACCGGTGAGCGGGACCTCGTCCTGTTCACCGCCGTCCTGGGCATCTGGAAGGCGGGCGGCGCGTTCGTCTACCTCGACCCGGCACTGCCCGCACCGCGGGCCGCGGACATCCTCGGCCTCACCGACCCGGCGGCCGTGCTCACCACCGCCAGTGGCCACACCGCCGTCGGCGGGCAGGCCCGGAAGGTCGAGGCCCTGCTCGCCCTCGACCAGCCGTCCGGTCCGCCGCCGGACACCGCACAGCCCGACACCACGGCCTACGTCCTCTTCACCTCGGGCAGCAGCGGCACCCCCAAGGCCGTGCTGCGCCCGCACCGGATGCACACCTCTCGCATCCGGCTTGAACAGGACCTCTACGGCCCCGGCCCGGCGGACCGGCACTTGCTCAAGTCGCCCATCAGTTTCCGGGAGTTCGTCTGGCCGCTGGCCGGCGGTGGCACCGCGGTGCTGGCCGAGCCCGGCCGCGACCGGGACGACCGCTACCTCGCCCGGCTCATCCACGACGAGGGCATCACCACCGTCAGCTTCGTGCCGTCAATGCTGCGGCTCCTGCTGACCCAGCCCGCGTTCCGCACGGCGCCCGCGTTGCGGCACGTGTTCGTCGGGGGCGAGGCGCTGAGCCAGGACCTGGAGGGCGAACTGCGCTCGCTGGGCTTCGAGGTGCACAACACCTACACCCTCAGCGAGGCCGACTACGTCTGCCACCGCACCGCGGCCCCGGCCACACCCGGGACCGGCGGCCCCGGCACCAACGTCGGCGTCCCACTCGACATGCGCGTGTACCTGTGCGACTCAGCGGGCCGGCTGGTGCCGCCCGGCATCCCCGGCGAAATCCATACCGGAGGCCCCGGGCTGTCCGACGGCTACCTCGGGCGGCCCGACCTGACCGCCGAGCGGTTCCTGCCCAACCGGCACGATCCCGGCCGCCCGCCGGTCGTGTTCCGGACCGGGGACCTGGCCCGGTACCTGCCCAGCGGCGAGCTGGAGTACCTGGGCCGGGCCGACGACCAGGTCAAGGTGCGCGGGCAGCGGGTGGAGCCGGCGGAGGTCGAGACCGTGCTGCGGGGGCACCCGGGCGTGGCCGACGCCGCCGTCGTCAGCGCGCCGGATCCCGACCAGGGGGCCGCCCTGGTCGCCTACGTCGTGCCCGCGGGCGAGGAGATCCCTGTCCAGCGGCTGCGTGAGTACCTGGCCGGGCGGTTGCCGGACTTCATGGTGCCGGCGCGGCTGGCTTCGGTGCCCGCCCTGCCCCTGCTGGGCAGCGGCAAAGTCGACCGCAAGGCACTGCGGGTCGTGCCCCGTGGCCGTCCGGAACTCGACGTGCCCTACGCCGAACCGGCCACTCCCGGGCAGCGCAGGGCCGCCGAGCTCGTGGCCCGCGTCCTGGGGCTGGACGAGGTCGGCCTCGACGACGACTTCTTCGCCCTCGGCGGCGACTCGCTGCGTCTGATGCTGCTGCGCGGTGCCCTGGAGACCGCGGCGGGCAGGCAGTTCGCGCTGGCCGAGGTGTTCGCCGCCGGCACCCCGCGCGGCTACGCCCGTCTGCTGGACGCCCAGGAGCCCGCCCGCCCAGCCGCCCGGCGGCCGTCCGACCGCCGCCGGCGCGTCCACTCGCGGACCGCCACCCACGTCGAAGGAGGTGATTCGGGGTGAACGCGCTCGACCACGAGGACGCCGTCGCGGTCGTCGGCCTGTCCGTGCGGCTGCCCGGATGTGACAGCGTGGCGCGGTACTGGTCCATCCTCGAAGCCGGCGAAGACAGCATCACCCGGCGGGAGGCCGCCACGGCTGCCACGTTCGTGCCTGCCTACGGATCGGTGCCGAGTCCCGGTCACTTCGACCGCGACCGCTTCGGGATCGCCTCGTCCGAGGCACTGCTGACCGATCCGCAGCAGCGGCTGCTGCTGGAGGCCGTCGACGAGGCCCTGACCACGGCCAACGTGGACCGGGCCGAGACGGTGGCGGTCAGCGTCTACGCCGGGGTCGGCCACAGCGACTACGAGCGGTGGGTCGGCAGTGCGCTGGCCGGCCGCCCCGGCGTCGACGCCCAGTCCCTGGAGGTGACCAACCGCGGCGACTACGCCGCCACCCGGGTCGCCTACCGGCTCGGCCTCCAGGGCGCCGCCGTCACCGTGCAGTCGGCCTGCTCCACCGCGCTGACCGCCGTCCACCTGGCCGTGCAGGACCTGCTCGGCCACGGCAGCGACCTGGCCGTGGCCGCCGTGTCCTCGGTCCGCGTCCCCGCTCCCGGCGGCTACGACGCCCCGCTCGGCGGCATCGGCTCCCCGGACGGGGTGTGCCGCCCCTTCGACGCGGCGG contains:
- a CDS encoding transketolase C-terminal domain-containing protein, whose translation is MTTTSIPPHHTSIPPQSMRAALAPVLAAAVDADPSLIALGADGRALFTQVLEQDPRRYVDAGIAEANLVGVAAGLARAGLRPVAAAMAPFLVRRANEQIRLDVCVPGLPVVLLGVGGGFGYGPLGPTHHAPDDITLMSAMPGMRVYCPADAADAVSVVRTLLADPSGPAYVRLSARPDPVLPAAASESDPRGPRLLRDGDDVLVLATGRCVAEALDAADGLAADGVAAAVASVTTLHPFPATAIRELAGRRPLVVTAAESLAPGGLGPSTAEALGRRGPAVISLHTDHRYPPVAAHQDLLRFYGVDGQSIRSAVLSYRNRKTREA
- a CDS encoding FAD-binding protein, with amino-acid sequence MSDPNATPVRNGAVVIGGGPAGLFAALTLVRAGRRVTLLEAGGDMRESLCSRLVARMDGRSVRDAEKFRLQCPRCTCLTGLGGAAFHFDTNLGYISSLTRSKIESAPDGTVRSYSGLERALGSFHRAQELISKAYRIFYELGLPPAEPVHAEQDDSFGAMFQHVDTAFSQSVTVDDSLVVIARLKAELEESGGRVLLHHRAEDIEPLDGGGFEVRAATPGGPAAFHADDVVVGVGKLGLPWVRELIGRIGVRHRPSRRVDLGVRLETRREDLDRLLDGCHNPKLSFLNEEGHSVRTFCVCGGGRVMQYGFLDAVALDGQHCLNQPTSKSNMGVLTTVDLPEGTDGTEHAAAFAARVAAYGRGLPVVSTVDELAQRPVLEGPLTTSLINYHHGDLRECLPPSLVRDVLAMVERLNALHPGLVPGTATVAAPVVERIFPDIELSDDLESSIPGLYFVGDSSSKIIGITYGAATGMAAARSVLRRRAGLATVTGGDR
- a CDS encoding phosphotransferase, whose protein sequence is MTAADLAERTVDTDEITQLMLAAHRERTGQGEVSPERVHTSTWTPASARKVRRRTFVRLDIDGEAVAVAKIPLSHSDPKLAGELEVLRSFQPPSPLGCPAPLDALGGGFTMSYLPGVDLPTAVAGVDTPDGLWQVLRPAVDRVVELHRSHPAVSSTPELALETAAHYVRTPEFGVQQADEALRTALLAPTHGDLGPWNVRCDPRDGTARVLDFEDYRATGIAAMDVVNLLITTALAVFPDYQERGFDWLYDQVFDGEHWFGSVLARGLDHYAAHTGQRPGRVLDLLPFTCQWLIERIEAEGRDTSRLFYRPFRERYLERRPTVNGRIHV
- a CDS encoding transketolase, whose translation is MSNVDELARRARLRVVELAARKAIHLGPALSLIDVLVALYTSILRRDPARPDWPDRDLLVLSKGHGVYGLYAVLAELGVLTQDLNELPGHPSDGIPGIEAATGALGHGLSLASGLALGARLAGKDRRVYVITGDGELDEGSNWEAAQFAAHHRLGNLVAVVDRNRLQQEGDTEEVCALEPLADKWRAFGWRVGESDGHDITAVADAVTALEAGDGPAVLIAHTTKGRGVPFAEGDPAWHMGELDAAQRRIAVAALTATA
- a CDS encoding non-ribosomal peptide synthetase; the protein is MITLPRRIPDHGEPRPRHATARLSTPAAALLQGPGGVVRLAALSRLLLHRYGAGWDVVGVADDGRTVVCHDSDADQETTPLGELAYAIRPRPAAPPAEGELYAAVLSAPAEVPPAVLGRPVWTLSADGDVLDLAHDAALFDDGSADRVAEHLALLAHEVAEHPDRAAGDAELLLPAERTLLLETWNAPHAPHAPHADVTLHRLFREQSARTPDAVALRYGDTELTYGRLDAASDRFAHALLPYLEAPGDLVVLTGERDLVLFTAVLGIWKAGGAFVYLDPALPAPRAADILGLTDPAAVLTTASGHTAVGGQARKVEALLALDQPSGPPPDTAQPDTTAYVLFTSGSSGTPKAVLRPHRMHTSRIRLEQDLYGPGPADRHLLKSPISFREFVWPLAGGGTAVLAEPGRDRDDRYLARLIHDEGITTVSFVPSMLRLLLTQPAFRTAPALRHVFVGGEALSQDLEGELRSLGFEVHNTYTLSEADYVCHRTAAPATPGTGGPGTNVGVPLDMRVYLCDSAGRLVPPGIPGEIHTGGPGLSDGYLGRPDLTAERFLPNRHDPGRPPVVFRTGDLARYLPSGELEYLGRADDQVKVRGQRVEPAEVETVLRGHPGVADAAVVSAPDPDQGAALVAYVVPAGEEIPVQRLREYLAGRLPDFMVPARLASVPALPLLGSGKVDRKALRVVPRGRPELDVPYAEPATPGQRRAAELVARVLGLDEVGLDDDFFALGGDSLRLMLLRGALETAAGRQFALAEVFAAGTPRGYARLLDAQEPARPAARRPSDRRRRVHSRTATHVEGGDSG